One stretch of Thalassovita sp. DNA includes these proteins:
- a CDS encoding NAD-dependent succinate-semialdehyde dehydrogenase: protein MLDKATDLKSLLKDPSLLATQAYIAGDWVDSDTGATYPVTNPARGDVIAEVADPSRAQVAEAIAKAEVAQKEWASWTGKERATVLRRWFDLMMEHQDDLGTILTAEQGKPLAEAKGEIAYGASFIEFFAEEAKRVYGETIPGHQRDKRIMVMKQPIGVAASITPWNFPNAMITRKAGPALAAGCAFVARPSELTPLSALALGVLADRAGLPKGILSILPTTDAPGTGQEFCENPIVRKLTFTGSTNVGRILMRQAADQVMKCSMELGGNAPFIVFDDADLDEAVAGAIMCKFRNNGQTCVCANRIYVQDGVYDAFAAKLKAAVEKMTVGDGLEAGTDFGPLINDKAIAKVQEHIADATAKGAEVILGGGEPLQGAGHFLPPTIVTGATKDMQFATDETFGPLAPLFRFNDEDEVIELANDTIFGLASYFYAKDLSRVYKVAEALEYGIVGVNTGIISTELAPFGGVKQSGLGREGSHHGMEDYMEMKYVCLSI from the coding sequence ATGCTCGACAAAGCCACCGATCTGAAATCGCTTCTGAAGGACCCCAGCCTGCTGGCCACGCAGGCCTATATCGCAGGGGACTGGGTCGACAGTGACACGGGCGCAACCTACCCGGTGACCAACCCGGCCCGTGGCGATGTGATCGCCGAAGTGGCGGACCCCAGCCGCGCGCAGGTGGCCGAAGCCATTGCCAAGGCAGAGGTTGCTCAGAAAGAATGGGCCAGTTGGACCGGCAAGGAGCGCGCTACGGTGCTGCGCCGCTGGTTTGACCTGATGATGGAACATCAGGACGATCTGGGCACCATCCTGACCGCCGAACAAGGAAAACCGCTGGCTGAAGCAAAGGGTGAGATTGCCTATGGCGCCTCCTTCATTGAATTTTTCGCCGAAGAGGCGAAGCGGGTCTACGGCGAAACCATCCCCGGCCACCAGCGTGACAAGCGCATCATGGTGATGAAACAGCCGATCGGCGTTGCCGCATCGATCACGCCGTGGAACTTCCCCAACGCGATGATCACCCGCAAGGCAGGCCCTGCACTGGCCGCCGGCTGCGCCTTTGTTGCGCGCCCGTCTGAGCTGACCCCGCTGTCGGCGCTGGCACTGGGTGTGCTTGCGGACCGCGCCGGTCTGCCCAAGGGTATCCTGTCGATCCTGCCCACCACCGATGCCCCCGGCACCGGTCAGGAATTCTGTGAAAACCCGATTGTGCGCAAGCTGACCTTCACCGGCTCCACCAATGTGGGTCGCATCCTGATGCGTCAGGCCGCCGATCAGGTGATGAAATGTTCGATGGAACTGGGCGGCAACGCGCCCTTCATCGTCTTTGACGACGCCGATCTGGACGAAGCGGTGGCGGGTGCCATCATGTGCAAATTCCGCAACAACGGTCAGACCTGCGTCTGCGCCAACCGGATTTACGTGCAGGATGGTGTTTACGATGCCTTTGCCGCCAAACTGAAAGCAGCCGTTGAGAAAATGACCGTCGGCGACGGTCTGGAGGCTGGCACTGACTTCGGCCCGCTGATCAACGACAAGGCCATCGCCAAAGTGCAGGAACATATCGCAGACGCCACCGCCAAAGGCGCTGAGGTCATCCTGGGAGGCGGTGAGCCGCTGCAGGGCGCGGGCCACTTCCTGCCGCCGACCATCGTGACCGGTGCCACCAAAGACATGCAGTTTGCAACCGATGAGACCTTTGGCCCGTTGGCCCCGCTGTTCCGCTTCAACGACGAAGATGAGGTGATTGAACTGGCCAATGACACGATTTTTGGTCTGGCCAGCTACTTCTACGCCAAAGACCTGAGCCGCGTGTACAAGGTGGCCGAGGCGCTGGAATACGGCATCGTTGGCGTGAACACCGGTATCATCTCAACCGAACTGGCCCCGTTTGGTGGCGTCAAACAGTCCGGTCTGGGCCGCGAAGGCAGCCACCACGGCATGGAAGACTACATGGAAATGAAATACGTCTGCCTGTCGATCTAA
- a CDS encoding PLP-dependent aminotransferase family protein: protein MKIDSFFATRNSRMKASEIRELLKLLDQPDVISFAGGIPDPALFPAEKFRDAMAVALSDGQHALSLQYSTSEGYPPLRQWIAERMTQLGVPCGADNILITSGSQQALDYLGKLFLSPGDTALVGWPTYLGALGAFNAYEPRFDRLDPMGNRSATELRAEAEDAGGRVKFSYLSPDFANPTGITLSLEERQKVLAQAEALDCAVIEDAAYQSLRYEGEDIPPILALELAEKGDLDQCRTIYCGSFSKTLSPGLRIGWVCAARPVIDQMVLLKQAGDLHTATLNQMAVAHVAADGFEDHTQRLCAHYKARRDRMLAALTRHMPDGVDWTHPEGGMFVWMTLPAGMDGADLLAAALRDEKVAFVPGGAFYPDDDGRNTLRLNFSSPDQAQIDEGIARLGRVITAALA from the coding sequence ATGAAGATCGATTCGTTCTTTGCGACCCGCAATTCGCGCATGAAAGCATCGGAAATCCGTGAGCTTTTGAAACTTCTGGATCAGCCGGATGTGATTTCCTTTGCCGGGGGCATTCCTGATCCGGCACTTTTCCCGGCCGAAAAATTCCGCGATGCGATGGCCGTTGCGCTGTCTGACGGGCAGCACGCCCTGTCGCTGCAATACTCCACCTCAGAAGGCTATCCGCCCCTGCGGCAGTGGATTGCGGAACGGATGACGCAACTGGGGGTGCCGTGCGGGGCGGACAATATCCTGATCACCTCAGGTTCGCAGCAGGCGCTGGATTATCTGGGGAAACTGTTCTTGTCACCCGGCGATACCGCCTTGGTCGGCTGGCCAACCTATCTGGGTGCGCTGGGGGCGTTTAACGCCTATGAGCCGCGTTTTGATCGGCTGGATCCGATGGGCAATCGATCCGCGACTGAGTTGCGCGCCGAGGCGGAGGACGCAGGGGGGCGGGTGAAATTCAGCTACCTGTCGCCTGATTTCGCCAATCCCACGGGCATCACACTGTCGCTGGAGGAACGGCAGAAGGTTCTGGCCCAGGCTGAGGCGCTGGATTGCGCGGTGATCGAAGATGCTGCCTATCAGTCGCTGCGCTATGAGGGCGAAGATATCCCGCCGATCCTGGCGCTGGAACTGGCGGAAAAGGGCGATCTGGATCAGTGCCGCACGATTTACTGCGGGTCTTTTTCCAAAACCCTGTCACCCGGGCTGCGCATCGGCTGGGTCTGTGCGGCGCGGCCGGTGATTGATCAGATGGTGCTGTTGAAACAGGCAGGTGATCTGCACACGGCAACGCTGAACCAGATGGCGGTGGCCCATGTCGCGGCGGACGGGTTTGAGGACCACACCCAGCGGCTTTGTGCCCATTACAAGGCGCGGCGGGATCGGATGCTGGCGGCTTTGACGCGCCACATGCCAGACGGTGTTGACTGGACCCACCCTGAAGGCGGCATGTTTGTCTGGATGACCCTGCCTGCGGGGATGGATGGTGCCGATCTGCTGGCGGCGGCGCTGCGGGATGAAAAGGTGGCCTTTGTGCCCGGTGGGGCGTTCTACCCCGATGACGATGGGCGCAATACGCTGCGCCTCAACTTCTCCAGCCCGGATCAGGCGCAGATCGATGAAGGCATTGCCCGGCTGGGCCGGGTGATCACAGCGGCACTGGCATAA